In Pelmatolapia mariae isolate MD_Pm_ZW linkage group LG8, Pm_UMD_F_2, whole genome shotgun sequence, one genomic interval encodes:
- the LOC134632693 gene encoding cytochrome c oxidase subunit 6B1, protein MAEDIKAKLEKYRTAPFDARFPNQNQTRNCWSNYVDYYRCQKALDAKGLDTQPCEWYKRVYKSLCPMSWIQKWDEQREDGTFPGKI, encoded by the exons ATGGCCGAAGACATTAAAGCCAAACTTGAGAAATACCGCACCGCTCCCTTTGACGCCAGATTCCCCAACCAGAACCAGACCAGGAACTGCTGGTCCAACTACGTGG ACTACTACCGCTGCCAGAAAGCTTTGGATGCCAAGGGATTAGACACCCAGCCCTGCGAGTGGTACAAAAGGGTCTACAAATCGCTGTGCCCCATGTCCTGG ATCCAGAAATGGGATGAGCAGAGAGAAGATGGGACCTTTCCTGGAAAAATCTGA